The following are encoded together in the Zingiber officinale cultivar Zhangliang chromosome 8A, Zo_v1.1, whole genome shotgun sequence genome:
- the LOC122009364 gene encoding probable BOI-related E3 ubiquitin-protein ligase 2 isoform X2 — translation MDLITLEDAHFQSLCQPFEQQRQQEVLFTSPSTSALLPTSSYSIDQSLLVDMTISVASLMQTYQEEMNWYLQLQNERLVESLFEQRKRHVDSLLNNLQAKVAELLKVKEDKLSIAIMRHQELCERLKKTEESKELWESIARQNAAQVSSLRRVLEQIQQPQFSSTNPDTAVGINSTSPMEIRKELKPAKDGDDKVIIQCRCCGAHNACQLLLPCRHLCTCKQCTDILASCPVCSSKIRGNVKVLF, via the exons ACAACAAGAAGTCTTGTTTACATCCCCTTCTACATCAGCTTTGCTTCCAACTTCATCCTATTCTATCGATCAATCTCTCTTGGTTGATATGACAATTTCCGTAGCATCATTGATGCAGACATATCAAGAAGAAATGAACTGGTATCTCCAATTACAG AATGAGAGGCTAGTGGAGTCACTTTTTGAGCAGAGAAAGCGGCATGTGGATTCTCTTTTGAATAATTTGCAAGCAAAGGTCGCCGAGCTACTTAAGGTGAAAGAAGATAAGCTCTCCATTGCGATCATGAGACACCAAGAATTATGTGAGCGGCTAAAGAAGACTGAGGAGTCAAAAGAGTTATGGGAAAGTATTGCAAGGCAAAATGCGGCCCAGGTTTCATCTCTTCGAAGGGTGCTTGAACAGATACAACAACCTCAGTTCTCCTCTACGAACCCAGACACAGCAGTTGGCATCAATTCCACCTCACCAATGGAAATCAGAAAAGAATTGAAGCCAGCAAAGGATGGGGATGACAAGGTCATTATCCAGTGCAGGTGTTGTGGTGCTCACAATGCATGCCAACTCCTCCTCCCTTGTCGTCATCTTTGTACATGCAAGCAATGTACAGACATCCTAGCTTCATGCCCTGTTTGCAGCTCTAAGATAAGAGGTAACGTGAAGGTCCTGTTTTGA
- the LOC122009362 gene encoding rac-like GTP-binding protein 6, with protein MSASRFIKCVTVGDGAVGKTCMLISYTSNTFPTDYVPTVFDNFSANVIVDGNTVNLGLWDTAGQEDYNRLRPLSYRGADVFLLAFSLISKASYENVAKKWIPELKHYAPGVPVILVGTKLDLRDDKQFFIDHPGAQPISNAQGEELKRTIEAPAYIECSSKTQQNIKGVFDMAIKVVLQPPKQKKNKGKGLCSIL; from the exons ATGAGTGCATCGAGGTTCATCAAGTGCGTCACCGTGGGCGACGGCGCCGTCGGCAAGACCTGCATGCTCATATCCTACACCAGCAACACATTTCCCACG GATTACGTTCCAACTGTGTTCGACAATTTCAGTGCGAATGTGATTGTTGATGGGAACACAGTTAATTTGGGCCTCTGGGATACTGCAG GTCAAGAGGATTACAACAGACTCCGACCATTGAGCTACCGAGGCGCAGATGTCTTTCTACTAGCCTTCTCTTTGATAAGTAAAGCTAGCTACGAGAATGTGGCCAAGAAG TGGATTCCTGAACTGAAGCACTACGCGCCTGGTGTGCCGGTTATTCTCGTCGGGACAAAACTTG ATCTTCGTGATGACAAACAGTTTTTCATCGATCACCCTGGTGCTCAACCAATAAGTAATGCTCAG GGAGAAGAGCTGAAAAGAACTATTGAAGCACCTGCCTATATTGAGTGCAGTTCTAAGACCCAACAA AATATTAAGGGGGTTTTCGATATGGCTATCAAGGTGGTTCTTCAACCTCCCAAACAAAAGAAAAATAAGGGGAAGGGTCTGTGCTCTATTCTATGA